One Panthera leo isolate Ple1 chromosome B1, P.leo_Ple1_pat1.1, whole genome shotgun sequence DNA window includes the following coding sequences:
- the ADH5 gene encoding alcohol dehydrogenase class-3 codes for MANQVIKCKAAVAWEAGKPLSIEEVEVAPPKAHEVRIKIIATAVCHTDAYTLSGADPEGSFPVILGHEGAGIVESVGKGVTTLKAGDTVIPLYIPQCGECKFCLNPKTNLCQKIRVTQGKGLMPDGTSRFTCKGKTILHYMGTSTFSEYTVVADISVAKIDPLAPLDKVCLLGCGISTGYGAAVNTAKVEPGSTCAVFGLGGVGLAVIMGCKVAGASRIIGVDINKDKFARAKEFGASECINPQDFSKPIQEVLVEMTDGGVDYSFECIGNVKVMRAALEACHKGWGVSVVVGVAASGEEIATRPFQLVTGRTWKGTAFGGWKSVESVPKLVSEYMSKKIKVDEFVTHNLPFDQINEAFELMHAGKSIRTVVKL; via the exons ATGGCGAACCAG GTTATCAAGTGCAAGGCTGCAGTTGCCTGGGAGGCAGGAAAACCTCTCTCTATAGAGGAGGTAGAGGTGGCACCCCCAAAGGCTCATGAAGTGCGAATTAAG ATTATCGCCACTGCAGTTTGCCACACCGATGCCTATACCCTGAGTGGGGCTGATCCTGAGGGGAGTTTTCCAGTGATCTTGGGACATGAAGGGGCTGGGATCGTGGAAAGTGTTGGCAAAGGAGTTACTACCCTGAAGGCAG GCGATACTGTCATCCCACTCTACATCCCACAGTGTGGAGAATGCAAATTTTGTCTAAACCCTAAGACAAACCTTTGCCAGAAGATAAG agttACTCAAGGGAAAGGATTAATGCCAGATGGTACTAGCAGATTTACTTGCAAAGGAAAGACAATTTTACATTACATGGGAACCAGCACATTTTCGGAGTATACAGTTGTGGCTGATATCTCTGTTGCTAAAATTGATCCTTTAGCACCTTTGGATAAAGTCTGCCTTCTGGGTTGTGGAATTTCAACTGGTTatggtgctgctgtgaacactgcCAAG GTGGAGCCTGGCTCTACTTGTGCCGTCTTTGGCCTAGGAGGAGTTGGATTGGCGGTTATCATGGGCTGTAAGGTGGCTGGTGCATCCCGGATCATTGGTGTGGACATCAATAAAGATAAATTCGCACGGGCCAAGGAGTTTGGAGCCTCTGAATGTATTAACCCCCAAGACTTCAGTAAACCCATCCAGGAAGTGCTCGTTGAAATGACTGACGGGGGAGTGGACTACTCCTTTGAGTGCATTGGTAACGTGAAAGTCATG AGAGCAGCGCTAGAGGCCTGCCACAAAGGCTGGGGAGTCAGCGTGGTGGTTGGAGTAGCTGCTTCGGGTGAAGAGATCGCCACTCGCCCGTTTCAGCTGGTAACAGGCCGCACGTGGAAAGGCACTGCCTTTGGAG GATGGAAGAGTGTGGAAAGTGTCCCAAAGTTAGTATCCGAATATATGTCCAAAAAGATAAAAGTTGATGAATTTGTGACTCACAATCTGCCTTTTGACCAAATTAATGAAGCCTTTGAACTGATGCATGCAGGAAAGAG CATTCGAACTGTTGTAAAACTTTAA